A portion of the Natronococcus sp. AD-5 genome contains these proteins:
- a CDS encoding nicotinamide-nucleotide adenylyltransferase, which produces MRGFYIGRFQPFHNGHRNMVAQIAEDVDELVLGIGSADDSHTVRNPFTAGERIMMITKSLVDTDLVTYAVPIEDLERNSVWVSHVQSMSPDFDVAYSNNPLVIQLFREADIEIRQSPMFNREVLEGTEVRERMINDGDWESLVPEAVVEVVDEIGGIERIQMVSGSDSNGD; this is translated from the coding sequence ATGAGGGGGTTCTACATCGGCCGCTTCCAGCCGTTCCACAACGGCCACCGCAACATGGTCGCGCAAATCGCCGAGGACGTCGACGAACTCGTGCTGGGAATCGGAAGCGCCGACGACTCACACACCGTCCGGAATCCGTTCACCGCCGGCGAGCGCATCATGATGATCACCAAGTCGCTCGTCGACACCGACCTCGTGACCTACGCCGTCCCGATCGAGGACTTAGAGCGCAACTCGGTGTGGGTGAGCCACGTCCAGAGCATGAGTCCCGACTTCGACGTCGCGTACTCGAACAACCCGCTCGTCATCCAACTGTTTCGCGAGGCCGACATCGAGATCCGCCAGTCGCCGATGTTCAACCGGGAGGTGCTCGAGGGCACCGAGGTCCGCGAGCGAATGATCAACGACGGCGACTGGGAGTCGCTGGTTCCCGAGGCGGTCGTCGAGGTCGTCGACGAGATCGGCGGTATCGAGCGCATCCAGATGGTCAGCGGCTCCGACTCGAACGGCGACTGA
- a CDS encoding SAM hydrolase/SAM-dependent halogenase family protein: MITLTSDFGTPYPAAMKGVVLQRTDTRLVDVSHDFPRHDVRTAAFWLRETLPYFPPATHLVVVDPGVGTERDALVVRAGDHALVGPDNGVLFPAARRLAGEGDLETYVIDEQRLEPVEPTAGTAAVDPASGTDRGPASSTFHGRDVFAPAAAAVHGTDPDRLESLGFLEPTDDRVDLALPAATVDGDRAAGEVLVVDDFGNVITNVPGGYLENRDRIVANGDPVPVGDTFAAVPAGDRLATVGSHGYVELDVNRDRGDEAFDLGVGDRVEFEPTPAAD, from the coding sequence ATGATCACGCTCACGTCGGACTTCGGCACGCCGTATCCCGCGGCGATGAAAGGCGTCGTGCTCCAGCGCACCGATACCAGACTGGTCGACGTCAGCCACGACTTCCCGCGACACGACGTCCGCACCGCGGCGTTCTGGCTCCGGGAGACGCTCCCGTACTTTCCGCCGGCGACCCACCTCGTCGTCGTCGATCCCGGCGTCGGGACCGAGCGCGACGCGCTCGTCGTCCGCGCCGGCGACCACGCGCTCGTGGGCCCGGACAACGGCGTTCTCTTCCCCGCCGCCCGTCGCCTCGCCGGCGAGGGCGACCTCGAGACGTACGTGATCGACGAGCAGCGGCTCGAGCCGGTCGAACCGACGGCCGGGACGGCGGCCGTCGACCCCGCTAGCGGTACCGACCGAGGCCCAGCCAGCTCGACCTTCCACGGACGAGACGTCTTCGCCCCCGCCGCGGCGGCGGTTCACGGGACCGATCCGGATCGGCTCGAGTCGCTCGGCTTCCTCGAACCGACGGACGACCGCGTCGACCTCGCGCTTCCCGCCGCGACCGTAGACGGGGACCGGGCCGCCGGCGAGGTCCTGGTCGTCGACGACTTCGGGAACGTCATCACGAACGTGCCCGGCGGCTACCTCGAGAACAGGGATCGGATCGTCGCGAACGGCGATCCCGTTCCGGTCGGCGACACGTTCGCCGCCGTTCCGGCGGGCGATCGACTCGCGACCGTCGGCAGCCACGGCTACGTCGAACTCGACGTCAATCGGGACCGGGGCGACGAGGCGTTCGACCTGGGGGTCGGCGATCGGGTCGAATTCGAGCCGACGCCCGCGGCCGATTGA
- the thsA gene encoding thermosome subunit alpha, whose product MFILSEDSQRTQGRDAQSSNIMAGKAVAESVRTTLGPRGMDKMLVDSSGEVVITNDGATILNEMDIEHPAAQMLVEVADSQEEEVGDGTTTAAVIAGNLLGEAEDLIEQDVHATTIVEGYHEAAEIALEAIAEQVSEDAVDDEVLKQVAESSMTGKGTGGLTAESLAETVVEAIRHVETDEGVERENVAVHTQIGASSNATELIPGIVIDEEAAHDAMPSEVEDASIAVLDVELGVRTGEIDAEYAIDSIDQLNAAIDAEESEVRGYAETLAESGADVVFTTDDVDDRISSFLANEGVLVFDDIGNSDARKIVSATGASRVGALEDLEESDFGAADRIRAKNYGDDDLAFVEGGAAAEAVTVFVRGGTEHVVDELERAIDDALDVVATALDSGEVVPGAGATEIAVADKVRSAAAGIEGRKQLAVTAFADALDVVPRTLAGNTGQDPIDALVDLRAAHESEGRAGLITDGEEVTIDDPFEYGVVDPADVKREAIESATEAATMIVRIDDVIAAE is encoded by the coding sequence ATGTTCATTCTGAGCGAGGACAGCCAGCGAACGCAGGGCCGAGACGCCCAGTCGTCGAACATCATGGCCGGCAAGGCGGTCGCCGAGTCGGTACGGACGACGCTCGGTCCCCGCGGGATGGACAAGATGCTCGTCGACTCGAGCGGCGAGGTCGTCATCACGAACGACGGCGCGACCATCCTGAACGAGATGGACATCGAACACCCCGCGGCCCAGATGCTCGTCGAGGTCGCCGACTCCCAGGAGGAGGAGGTCGGCGACGGCACGACGACCGCGGCCGTGATCGCTGGTAACCTGCTCGGTGAAGCCGAGGATCTCATCGAACAGGACGTCCATGCGACGACGATCGTCGAGGGCTACCACGAGGCCGCCGAGATCGCCCTCGAGGCGATCGCCGAGCAGGTCAGCGAGGACGCGGTCGACGACGAAGTCCTGAAGCAGGTCGCCGAGTCGAGCATGACCGGCAAGGGCACCGGCGGCCTGACCGCCGAGTCGCTGGCCGAGACGGTCGTCGAGGCCATCCGCCACGTCGAGACGGACGAGGGCGTCGAGCGCGAGAACGTCGCCGTCCACACGCAGATCGGCGCGTCCTCGAACGCGACCGAGCTCATCCCCGGCATCGTCATCGACGAGGAGGCCGCCCACGACGCGATGCCGAGCGAGGTCGAAGACGCCTCGATCGCCGTGCTCGACGTCGAACTCGGCGTCCGCACCGGCGAGATCGACGCCGAGTACGCCATCGACTCGATCGACCAGCTCAACGCCGCGATCGACGCCGAAGAGAGCGAGGTCCGAGGTTACGCCGAAACGCTCGCCGAGAGCGGCGCCGACGTCGTCTTCACGACCGACGACGTCGACGACCGCATCAGCTCGTTCCTCGCCAACGAGGGCGTGCTCGTCTTCGACGACATCGGCAACTCCGACGCCCGCAAGATCGTCTCCGCGACGGGCGCCAGCCGCGTCGGCGCCCTCGAGGACCTCGAGGAATCCGACTTCGGCGCGGCCGACCGCATCCGGGCAAAGAACTACGGCGACGACGACCTCGCGTTCGTCGAGGGCGGCGCGGCCGCCGAGGCCGTCACCGTCTTCGTCCGCGGCGGCACCGAACACGTCGTCGACGAACTCGAGCGCGCCATCGACGACGCGCTCGACGTCGTCGCGACGGCGCTCGACTCGGGCGAGGTCGTCCCCGGCGCCGGGGCGACCGAGATCGCCGTCGCGGACAAGGTCCGCTCGGCGGCCGCCGGAATCGAGGGCCGCAAGCAACTCGCCGTGACGGCGTTCGCCGACGCGCTGGACGTCGTCCCGCGTACGCTCGCCGGGAACACGGGTCAGGACCCGATCGACGCGCTCGTCGATCTCCGCGCCGCCCACGAGTCCGAGGGTCGCGCCGGCCTCATCACCGACGGCGAGGAAGTCACCATCGACGATCCGTTCGAGTACGGCGTCGTCGACCCCGCCGACGTCAAGCGGGAGGCCATCGAGAGCGCGACCGAAGCCGCGACGATGATCGTCCGCATCGACGACGTCATCGCCGCCGAGTAA